A genome region from Thiohalophilus sp. includes the following:
- the xseA gene encoding exodeoxyribonuclease VII large subunit: MAELTSPQRDIYSVSRLNREIRTLLETGFPAIWLEGELSNLARPASGHLYFSLKDEAAQVRCAMFRNRNLLLKFRPENGLQVMVRARVSLYEARGDYQLIVEHMEESGDGALRRAFDELKVKLEAAGLFAATHKQPLPRFPQRIGVITSPSGAAIRDIVTTLRRRFPGLPVVIYPVPVQGENAAPAIAAALRTAARRDECDVLILARGGGSLEDLWPFNEEVVARAIYDCPIPVVSGVGHEVDVTIADFAADVRAPTPTAAAELVSPSQYEWQQSFAQLAGRLTRQLQQQLRHREQQLNWLARRLPHPRRYLQSVAQRLDELEIRRTQALRYQLQQRQSQLNTLRERLQQHNPRHALQRHDAHCRQLATRLQHTMHRDLQDMNRRLQYLARSLETVSPLATLSRGYAIVTTEAEDKVITDVNQITLQGRIRGRLHRGRFTAVVDGIEDEKS; the protein is encoded by the coding sequence ATGGCTGAACTGACCTCCCCGCAACGCGATATCTACAGCGTCTCGCGACTCAACCGCGAGATTCGCACCCTGCTGGAAACGGGCTTTCCGGCCATCTGGCTGGAGGGGGAACTCTCCAACCTGGCCCGACCGGCCTCCGGCCATCTCTATTTCTCCCTCAAGGACGAGGCCGCCCAGGTGCGCTGCGCCATGTTCCGCAATCGCAACCTGCTGCTTAAATTCCGTCCGGAAAACGGCCTGCAGGTCATGGTCCGCGCCCGGGTCAGCCTGTACGAGGCGCGCGGCGATTATCAGCTGATCGTCGAACATATGGAGGAATCCGGGGACGGCGCCCTGCGCCGCGCGTTTGACGAACTCAAGGTCAAACTGGAAGCGGCCGGGCTGTTTGCCGCCACGCACAAACAGCCCTTGCCCCGTTTCCCGCAGCGTATCGGGGTGATCACGTCTCCCAGCGGCGCGGCCATCCGCGATATTGTCACTACCCTGCGGCGACGCTTTCCCGGCCTGCCGGTGGTGATCTACCCGGTGCCGGTGCAGGGGGAAAACGCCGCCCCGGCCATCGCCGCCGCCCTGCGCACCGCCGCCCGTCGCGATGAGTGCGATGTCCTGATCCTGGCCCGCGGCGGGGGCTCGCTGGAGGACTTGTGGCCCTTCAACGAGGAAGTGGTGGCGCGTGCGATTTACGACTGTCCGATTCCGGTGGTAAGCGGCGTCGGCCATGAGGTGGATGTCACCATCGCCGACTTTGCCGCCGATGTCCGGGCGCCGACCCCCACGGCCGCGGCGGAACTGGTCAGCCCCAGTCAGTACGAATGGCAACAGAGCTTCGCCCAGCTGGCCGGTCGCCTGACCCGACAGCTGCAGCAACAACTGCGCCATCGGGAGCAGCAGCTGAACTGGCTCGCCCGGCGCCTGCCCCATCCCCGGCGCTATCTGCAGTCGGTCGCCCAGCGGCTGGATGAGCTGGAGATTCGTCGCACCCAGGCCCTGCGTTATCAGTTGCAGCAACGCCAGTCGCAACTCAACACCCTGCGCGAGCGCTTGCAGCAGCACAATCCACGCCATGCCCTGCAGCGTCACGACGCCCACTGCCGACAACTTGCCACCCGCCTGCAGCACACCATGCATCGCGATTTACAGGACATGAACCGGCGCCTGCAGTATCTGGCGCGCTCACTGGAAACCGTGAGTCCGCTTGCCACCTTGAGTCGTGGATATGCTATTGTCACCACAGAAGCCGAAGATAAAGTGATTACCGATGTTAACCAGATCACGTTGCAAGGCCGAATCCGTGGCCGGCTGCATCGGGGTCGTTTCACCGCTGTTGTCGATGGGATCGAAGATGAAAAAAGCTAG
- a CDS encoding peptidoglycan DD-metalloendopeptidase family protein, with protein sequence MKKASLRLFALVVAVLFYTTSVSAATLPRHQAIPGGVAVIPLGEPGQPKPAVTYLKKQVMVRANNRRWEAVVGIPLSAKAGIHRLKVDNGQREFSKEFRVVDKDYETTHITITNQRMVSPTKEDIERHYREKKQIIAAIHSWSEREQVDAAFITPVEGRFSSPFGLKRIYNNQDRIRRHTGLDIAAPVGTPILAPASGTVIRTGDYFFTGNTVFIDHGQGLVTMYCHLDKIDVEEGQHINQSQQLGEVGMTGRVSGPHLHWAVFLNQFKVDPKLFMSQLEE encoded by the coding sequence ATGAAAAAAGCTAGTTTGCGTCTGTTTGCTCTTGTTGTTGCTGTTCTGTTTTATACCACCAGTGTTAGCGCGGCCACATTGCCCCGTCACCAGGCAATACCCGGCGGTGTCGCCGTCATCCCGTTGGGCGAGCCGGGACAACCGAAACCGGCGGTCACTTATCTTAAAAAACAGGTCATGGTGCGCGCCAATAATCGGCGCTGGGAAGCCGTGGTGGGGATTCCCCTGTCCGCCAAAGCCGGTATTCATCGCCTCAAAGTGGATAATGGCCAGCGCGAATTCAGCAAGGAATTTCGCGTGGTGGACAAGGACTATGAAACCACCCATATCACGATAACCAACCAGCGCATGGTCTCACCCACCAAGGAAGACATCGAGCGCCATTACCGGGAAAAGAAACAGATCATTGCCGCCATTCACAGCTGGAGCGAGCGGGAGCAGGTTGATGCGGCGTTTATCACCCCGGTTGAGGGTCGCTTCAGCAGCCCCTTCGGCCTCAAGCGTATTTATAACAATCAGGATCGCATTCGCCGTCATACCGGGCTGGATATCGCCGCCCCGGTGGGCACGCCCATACTCGCCCCGGCCAGCGGCACGGTCATCCGCACGGGCGATTACTTTTTTACGGGTAATACCGTCTTCATCGACCACGGTCAGGGACTGGTCACCATGTATTGCCATCTGGATAAAATTGATGTCGAGGAAGGCCAGCACATCAACCAGAGTCAACAACTGGGTGAAGTCGGCATGACCGGCCGGGTCAGCGGCCCCCACCTGCACTGGGCGGTCTTTCTCAATCAGTTCAAGGTCGATCCCAAGCTCTTCATGAGCCAGCTGGAAGAGTAA
- a CDS encoding coproporphyrinogen-III oxidase family protein, which produces MKRFRPDFNKQSRLTRTPQVVSGDSTPAALAEMHDLETRLPELLQVQNDFYPCFDWTFPPPILPPASQPGSVAQLLSEPSVIPERYSLYLHTPFCKTLCNFCYYTVFPGKGIEQSARYVDYLLREMQLYAPHMQGQTCESVYLGGGTPTYLDDYLLIRLIEGIRQHFDLAPEAEISIEASPGTLPASKVDLLRALGVNRLSYGIQSLDETLLAGMNRYYSVSEAIEELTYARRVIGNVNVDTMYGFDGESEHALRNTLETFVELDIPSLSIYALDRQRCQTHAGEGPPEDEHYQRKIELFAGASDYLDSQGYRAVLQNIFVKPDAASYQHQLRRWDNLTLLALGISSQGYAPRKPYQNAMTLKSYYQLLDEGKPPIVSVDALSPEMEMAREITSKLRFTEVSLQTVRQKYSVNLEEVFGELVRVLKQLGYLAQEGDSLRMTPQASYYNNIIPMLFAPDEFKSRLLELPAEYLAQFPLPRILTQLGKTQSQPIEVTGPEPTSRPRRERRQRRDRRLCSRTDYRQLTGGVERRRGHGRRLEDYQRGKSFVGEFV; this is translated from the coding sequence ATGAAACGTTTTCGCCCCGACTTCAACAAGCAATCCCGACTGACCCGTACGCCACAGGTGGTATCCGGCGATTCGACCCCCGCCGCGCTGGCGGAGATGCATGATCTCGAAACACGCCTGCCGGAACTGTTGCAGGTGCAAAATGATTTTTATCCCTGTTTTGACTGGACCTTTCCGCCGCCGATTTTGCCACCGGCCTCGCAGCCGGGATCGGTGGCGCAACTGCTGTCTGAACCCTCGGTTATCCCGGAGCGTTACAGCCTTTATTTACATACCCCGTTTTGTAAGACCCTGTGCAATTTTTGTTATTACACCGTTTTCCCCGGCAAAGGGATAGAGCAATCGGCCCGGTATGTCGATTATCTGCTGCGTGAAATGCAGTTATATGCGCCACATATGCAAGGACAGACCTGTGAATCGGTTTACCTGGGCGGGGGGACCCCGACCTACCTGGATGATTATCTGTTAATCCGGTTGATCGAGGGAATTCGGCAGCATTTTGATCTTGCGCCGGAGGCGGAGATTAGCATCGAGGCTTCGCCGGGGACCTTGCCAGCGAGCAAGGTGGATCTGCTTCGGGCACTGGGCGTCAATCGTCTGAGTTATGGTATCCAGAGCCTGGATGAAACGCTGCTGGCCGGGATGAACCGCTATTACTCGGTCAGCGAGGCCATCGAAGAGCTGACTTATGCACGGAGGGTTATCGGTAACGTCAATGTCGATACCATGTACGGTTTCGATGGCGAATCGGAGCATGCCCTGCGTAACACGCTGGAAACCTTTGTTGAACTGGATATTCCCAGTCTTTCTATCTACGCGCTGGATCGTCAACGTTGTCAGACACATGCCGGCGAAGGGCCACCGGAGGACGAGCACTATCAGCGCAAGATTGAGCTGTTTGCCGGAGCCAGCGATTATCTGGACAGTCAGGGCTATCGGGCGGTATTACAGAATATTTTTGTCAAACCAGATGCCGCGTCTTATCAGCATCAGTTGCGTCGCTGGGATAATCTGACCTTGCTGGCTCTGGGGATCTCGTCCCAGGGCTATGCACCACGCAAACCCTATCAAAATGCCATGACACTTAAATCCTATTATCAGCTGCTGGATGAAGGCAAGCCGCCGATTGTCAGCGTTGATGCCTTGTCGCCGGAGATGGAAATGGCGCGCGAAATTACCAGTAAACTGCGCTTTACCGAAGTCTCGCTACAGACGGTGAGGCAGAAATACAGTGTTAATCTGGAGGAGGTGTTCGGAGAACTGGTTCGGGTGTTGAAACAGCTGGGCTATCTGGCGCAGGAGGGGGATAGTCTCAGAATGACCCCGCAAGCCAGTTACTATAATAATATTATTCCCATGCTGTTCGCCCCCGACGAGTTCAAGTCCCGCTTGCTGGAACTGCCCGCGGAATATCTGGCGCAGTTTCCGCTGCCGCGTATCCTGACACAACTGGGCAAGACCCAGAGCCAGCCCATCGAAGTGACAGGCCCGGAGCCGACCAGCCGGCCCCGGCGCGAACGTCGCCAGCGCCGGGATCGGCGCCTGTGCAGCCGGACCGATTATCGACAGCTGACCGGTGGTGTCGAACGTCGCCGCGGTCACGGACGACGCCTGGAGGATTATCAGCGAGGCAAATCATTTGTGGGGGAGTTTGTCTGA
- a CDS encoding tetratricopeptide repeat protein, with protein MTNYFYKVLILVAALAGAGFSAPLMADMGQFKLDMILAERGDADAQYYVANAYEEGRGTQENMKKAFEWYRKAAAQQHGAAQYKLGVMYENGMGVEEDLKQAMEWYKQAAENGSTLAEERMNKAAFARSEAVMKRRIAAMKEEQRQQEQAEKQRRAEEQKRKQAAAAARAREAALRKQREQQARARAAQQKQAAAASSKPAATRRVNIPNLAELVLNNQWQRDAQPADFLPSASTHCLSASDAEVVCFSSEKQRVINGMRVTYTTKATLTDFNADGSFQVKYNYNAIKLDQADSRGMQADPHGLKLEQGWQEPSLTARCQTSDRSNLYCRRGNIRLHYQR; from the coding sequence ATGACAAATTATTTTTACAAGGTTCTGATTCTGGTGGCCGCCCTGGCGGGTGCCGGGTTTTCCGCGCCGCTGATGGCCGATATGGGCCAGTTCAAACTGGATATGATTCTGGCCGAGCGGGGCGATGCCGATGCCCAGTATTATGTGGCCAATGCCTATGAAGAAGGTCGCGGTACGCAGGAGAATATGAAAAAAGCCTTTGAGTGGTATCGCAAGGCCGCTGCACAGCAGCATGGTGCCGCCCAGTACAAGCTCGGTGTGATGTATGAAAACGGGATGGGGGTGGAAGAGGATCTTAAACAGGCCATGGAATGGTACAAGCAGGCCGCGGAAAACGGCAGTACCCTGGCCGAGGAGCGCATGAACAAGGCGGCCTTTGCCCGCAGCGAGGCGGTCATGAAACGCCGTATCGCCGCCATGAAAGAAGAGCAGCGGCAGCAGGAGCAGGCCGAAAAGCAGCGCCGCGCCGAAGAGCAAAAACGCAAACAGGCGGCCGCGGCGGCCCGTGCCCGGGAAGCCGCGTTGCGCAAACAACGCGAGCAACAGGCCAGAGCCAGAGCCGCGCAGCAAAAACAGGCGGCTGCCGCCTCCAGCAAACCGGCAGCAACCCGGCGCGTCAATATTCCCAATCTTGCCGAACTGGTGTTAAACAACCAATGGCAGCGGGACGCACAGCCGGCCGACTTTTTACCGTCTGCCAGCACCCACTGTCTGAGTGCCTCGGATGCCGAAGTCGTCTGTTTCTCCAGCGAAAAACAGCGGGTCATCAACGGGATGCGCGTGACCTATACGACCAAGGCAACATTGACCGACTTCAACGCCGACGGCAGTTTCCAGGTCAAATACAATTACAATGCAATCAAGCTGGATCAGGCGGACTCACGCGGCATGCAGGCCGATCCGCATGGTCTGAAACTGGAGCAGGGCTGGCAGGAACCGTCATTGACGGCCCGTTGCCAGACTTCGGATCGGAGCAACCTCTATTGCCGACGGGGCAATATCAGGCTGCATTATCAGCGCTGA
- the der gene encoding ribosome biogenesis GTPase Der translates to MQPVIALVGRPNVGKSTLFNRLTRSRDALVADQPGLTRDRQFGDGKLGDKPYIVVDTGGLSGEDDTLDSLMASQAWLAVEQADVVLFMVDAHAGLMPDDQQIAERLRQTGKPVYLVVNKADGRDADLVCAEFHALGLGAPCAIAASQGRGLKPLINAVLASLPEAETVPAAEPAGIKVAIIGRPNVGKSTLVNRILGEERVLAYDMPGTTRDSLYLPFERDGQAYVLIDTAGVRRRSRVKETVEKFSVIKTLQAIKDAHVVLMLLDAHQGISEQDASLLGFVLESGRALVLAVNKWDGLQQEQRDWIRRELEAKLPFLGFAEVHFISALHGTNVGHLFESIITAYESATRTLSTAALTRLLHDLVEAHPPPLVRGRRIKLRFAHQGGQNPPVIVIHGNQTASVPDSYRRYLINGFQKHLKLEGTPVQIELRSGDNPFAGKKNKLTARQVHKRQRLRRFVAKRSK, encoded by the coding sequence ATGCAACCGGTCATCGCGCTCGTCGGTCGTCCCAATGTCGGCAAGTCCACCCTGTTCAATCGCCTGACCCGCTCGCGGGATGCGCTGGTGGCCGATCAACCGGGGCTGACCCGGGATCGCCAGTTCGGCGATGGCAAGCTGGGTGACAAGCCCTATATCGTGGTGGATACCGGCGGTCTCAGCGGCGAGGACGACACGCTGGACAGCCTGATGGCCAGCCAGGCCTGGCTGGCGGTGGAACAGGCCGATGTGGTGCTGTTTATGGTCGATGCCCATGCCGGGCTGATGCCGGACGATCAACAGATTGCCGAGCGTCTGCGTCAAACGGGCAAGCCGGTTTATCTGGTGGTCAACAAGGCCGACGGTCGCGATGCCGATCTGGTCTGTGCCGAGTTCCATGCCCTGGGGCTGGGGGCGCCCTGCGCGATCGCCGCCAGCCAGGGGCGTGGCCTCAAGCCGTTGATCAACGCCGTGCTGGCGAGCCTGCCCGAAGCCGAGACGGTGCCGGCGGCGGAACCGGCCGGCATCAAGGTGGCGATCATCGGCCGGCCCAATGTGGGCAAATCGACCCTGGTCAATCGCATTCTCGGCGAGGAGCGGGTGCTGGCCTATGATATGCCGGGCACCACCCGGGACAGTCTCTATCTGCCCTTCGAGCGCGACGGTCAGGCCTATGTGCTGATCGACACCGCCGGGGTGCGGCGCCGCAGCCGGGTCAAGGAAACGGTGGAAAAGTTCAGTGTGATCAAGACCTTGCAGGCCATCAAGGATGCGCATGTGGTGTTGATGCTGCTCGATGCCCACCAGGGCATCAGCGAACAGGACGCCAGCCTGCTCGGGTTTGTGCTGGAGTCCGGCCGGGCGCTGGTGCTGGCGGTCAACAAATGGGACGGCCTGCAGCAGGAGCAGCGTGACTGGATCCGGCGCGAGCTGGAGGCCAAACTCCCGTTTCTCGGTTTTGCCGAGGTGCATTTCATCTCGGCCCTGCACGGCACCAATGTCGGGCACCTGTTTGAATCGATCATCACCGCGTATGAGTCGGCGACCCGGACGCTCTCCACGGCGGCCCTGACCCGGCTGTTGCACGATTTGGTCGAGGCCCATCCGCCGCCGCTGGTGCGCGGTCGCCGCATCAAGCTGCGGTTTGCTCATCAGGGCGGGCAGAACCCGCCGGTGATCGTGATCCACGGTAACCAGACCGCGTCCGTGCCGGACAGTTACCGCCGTTATCTGATCAACGGCTTTCAAAAACATCTGAAACTCGAGGGTACACCGGTCCAGATCGAGTTACGCAGCGGCGACAATCCCTTCGCTGGCAAGAAAAACAAACTCACCGCGCGCCAGGTGCACAAGCGCCAGCGCCTGCGTCGCTTTGTGGCCAAACGCAGCAAATAA